A genomic stretch from Falco cherrug isolate bFalChe1 chromosome 1, bFalChe1.pri, whole genome shotgun sequence includes:
- the MTRFR gene encoding mitochondrial translation release factor in rescue isoform X2, giving the protein MNIPSLFHFTFLLREVRTPSWRLWILRKQQFSLPRVPLLQAARKNSFNLLGLNEAELEEQFVRGNGPGGQATNKTNNCVILKHIPSGIVVKCHQTRSVEQNRKIAREILQEKVDLFYKGEESDVFKEKKASEKKKQEKKRKAKENLERKRHFKEMQQLDKQ; this is encoded by the exons ATGAATATTCCaagtttatttcatttcacattctTACTGAGAGAAGTACGAACACCATCATGGAGACTGTGGATTTTGAGGAAGCAGCAGTTTTCCCTGCCCAGAGTGCCCTTACTTCAGGCAGCGAGGAAGAACTCTTTCAATCTCCTTGGACTAAATGAGGCAGAATTAGAAGAACAGTTTGTAAGAGGTAATGGCCCAGGAGGTCAAGCCACGAATAAGACAAACAACTGCGTTATCTTGAAGCATATTCCATCTGGGATTGTAGTGAAG TGTCACCAAACAAGATCAGTGGAGCAGAACCGAAAGATAGCCCGAGAAATCTTGCAGGAAAAAGTTGACCTTTTCTACAAAGGTGAAGAGAGTGatgtttttaaagagaagaaagcgtcagagaaaaagaagcaggagaaaaaaagaaaagcaaaggaaaacttagaaaggaaaaggcattttaaagagATGCAACAATTGGATAAGCAATAA
- the MTRFR gene encoding mitochondrial translation release factor in rescue isoform X1 — translation MSAHELQVLLAARHNLGTSGVSAKVSQSDSTGFIPEKLRPHFCMNIPSLFHFTFLLREVRTPSWRLWILRKQQFSLPRVPLLQAARKNSFNLLGLNEAELEEQFVRGNGPGGQATNKTNNCVILKHIPSGIVVKCHQTRSVEQNRKIAREILQEKVDLFYKGEESDVFKEKKASEKKKQEKKRKAKENLERKRHFKEMQQLDKQ, via the exons ATGTCGGCACATGAACTGCAGGTACTGTTGGCAGCAAGACACAACCTGGGCACAAGCGGAGTGTCCGCAAAGGTTTCCCAGTCAGACTCTACAG GTTTCATTCCAGAGAAACTGCGTCCTCATTTCTGTATGAATATTCCaagtttatttcatttcacattctTACTGAGAGAAGTACGAACACCATCATGGAGACTGTGGATTTTGAGGAAGCAGCAGTTTTCCCTGCCCAGAGTGCCCTTACTTCAGGCAGCGAGGAAGAACTCTTTCAATCTCCTTGGACTAAATGAGGCAGAATTAGAAGAACAGTTTGTAAGAGGTAATGGCCCAGGAGGTCAAGCCACGAATAAGACAAACAACTGCGTTATCTTGAAGCATATTCCATCTGGGATTGTAGTGAAG TGTCACCAAACAAGATCAGTGGAGCAGAACCGAAAGATAGCCCGAGAAATCTTGCAGGAAAAAGTTGACCTTTTCTACAAAGGTGAAGAGAGTGatgtttttaaagagaagaaagcgtcagagaaaaagaagcaggagaaaaaaagaaaagcaaaggaaaacttagaaaggaaaaggcattttaaagagATGCAACAATTGGATAAGCAATAA